In Balaenoptera acutorostrata chromosome 8, mBalAcu1.1, whole genome shotgun sequence, the genomic stretch CTTGATGTTTTgtcatttccaccttttggcgaCTGTGAACAGGGATTTATTCGCACTGACTTGTGCTCTTATGACAGACTGTCCCAGTTGTGGTGTGAACATGGGTTGAGGGGCATGCTTCCTCCCTGCCTGTGCTGCTTCCTTCGAGGACTGAGGCGGGGCACCCATGTCTGTGTCCTTTCACAGGTGGTGCCGGGTGCCCTCCAGCCGTCTTCCTCATCACAGTTACCAGGCTGCAGAGTTACGTGGATCCTCACATTGCCACTTGGAATTTTTAGTCTGATAGACTATAATTTACATCTCGTTTTAATTTACACTTCTTTGTTTATCAGTGAGGGTGAGCATTTTTCATATGTCTAGTGTACtgttaatactttttcttttgtgaatcagCTGTTTGTATTGTGTTCATATTTCTTTTGAAaggtttctctctttttctcattgatttataAAATCTCTTTCTATATTAAGGAACCTTATACGACTGGCAAGCACTGTTCCCCAGATTGTCATTCGTCTGTCTTTCCTCGCAGGTGGGCTCCATCTCAGTTCTGCCCCCAGTAGCTTGGTGGTCTGGGGAAGGCCGTTCCTCCCGGGTCCTCAGCTTCTTTACATGGAGAACATCCTGCTGTCCTCGCAGGGCTGCGCTGGGGGCAGGTGCAGATGGAAGCTGCTTCCTGTTTATCACATCCAGTGCCAAGTCACTGAGCCCCCTTGACCTGCTCAGCTCCCTCTTTGCCTTTCTGCTCCATCACTTCCTCCAGCAGAtactgggctgggcaggggcatCGCCAGGCCCTGGCCCAGGTGTGCAGGTGCAAGGTGTGCAGGTGTGTAACGCAGGCTCGAGACATCCCCGCCTGAGAACGACCCGTGATGGTGGCAGGACTGACCTGCAGCAGACGGTGGCTGGGACTTGCCCAGCAGCCAGCTGACCGAGCTCCCCGGCTGGTGGGAGCTGTGGGTTGAGGCTGCCCCGGGTGTCGACCCCAGTCACCAGCGGAATGGCAGGGGTGTGGCTCAGAAAGGCTCAGCTCCCCCACGTGACCCTGCGGGCTGGCCTCGAGCCGGGTCTTGGTGGCCTTTGGTGACCAGCACCCATTTCTCTCCCTGCAGGAATCACCTGGGGCAAGGTCGTGTCCCTGTACTCAGTGGCTGCGGGGCTGGCCGTGGACTGCGTGCGACAGGCCCAGCCCGCCCTGGTCCACGCCCTCGTGGACTGCCTCGGGGAGTTCGTGCGCAAGACGCTGGCGACCTGGCTGCGGAGACGCGGTGGATGGGTGAGGGAATGTGGCGGTGCCAGGAAGGGGGCGGTGGTCGAATGCCTGAGTGCCGGCAG encodes the following:
- the BOK gene encoding bcl-2-related ovarian killer protein isoform X3; the encoded protein is MLPPCLCCFLRGLRRGTHVCVLSQVVPGALQPSSSSQLPGCRVTWILTLPLGIFSLIDYNLHLVLIYTSLFISEGTLYDWQALFPRLSFVCLSSQESPGARSCPCTQWLRGWPWTACDRPSPPWSTPSWTASGSSCARRWRPGCGDAVDGRMCSSAWSAPTPASARTGSWPRSAASAAS